Part of the Candidatus Methylomirabilis sp. genome is shown below.
GCCCACGGCGTAGATCGGCGTGAAGCCGTAGACGGTCACGTACGTGGAGAACATCCCCACGGCCGCGAGACCTGACGCCAGGAGAAGCCCGCGGCGCGCCAGCGGGGCCAGCGCCTCGCGCAGGGACAGGGCCGCCGATCGCCGCCGCCCGGCCTCGGGCAGTCCGGCGGCGACCACCGCCCCCGCGCCCGCCAGCAGGGCTCCGGCGTAAAAGGGGGCCACCCACCCCCACCGCTCGGCCAGGAGACCCCCGACGGCGGTCGCGAGGATCTGGGCGAGCCCGGAGACCCCGACGGCGATCCCCATGGCCCGGCTGGTGGCCCCCGCAGGAAAGTAGCCGGCGAAAAGGACCGTGAAGGCGACCCAGGACGCGGCAGCGGCCCCGGCGACGCCC
Proteins encoded:
- a CDS encoding MFS transporter; its protein translation is MEGTAGRGTLLRFCAATLLFWGSLYVYVPTLAPYAQVLGASLTVIGLILAAYGFTQFALRIPLGLWADRHGRCRPFIVAGFLLALASGLGLSFAPGAGALLVFRGVAGAAAASWVAFTVLFAGYFPAGATSRAMGIAVGVSGLAQILATAVGGLLAERWGWVAPFYAGALLAGAGAVVAAGLPEAGRRRSAALSLREALAPLARRGLLLASGLAAVGMFSTYVTVYGFTPIYAVGLGAS